One segment of candidate division KSB1 bacterium DNA contains the following:
- a CDS encoding YbjN domain-containing protein produces the protein MPNDLVTPENLSTELLKSMFDAAFMETSIDEDGDLQVRDGIGCYVFAREDRIRLMTLFRSKEGASRQELLEFANRVNDEYVIVRVTISNKGTVSFDYDIPVKGGITKQAVVLATKRFLSIPINAIAEYGSTLIR, from the coding sequence ATGCCAAACGATCTTGTTACACCCGAAAATCTCTCGACGGAACTTCTGAAATCGATGTTCGATGCCGCCTTCATGGAAACTTCGATCGATGAAGATGGTGATCTGCAGGTGAGAGACGGCATCGGTTGCTATGTTTTTGCCCGAGAGGATCGTATCAGGCTGATGACGCTTTTTCGCTCAAAAGAGGGCGCCAGCCGGCAGGAGCTGCTGGAATTTGCCAACCGGGTGAATGATGAGTATGTCATCGTTCGGGTGACAATCTCGAACAAGGGGACAGTGAGCTTTGACTACGATATTCCAGTCAAAGGCGGGATTACCAAGCAGGCGGTCGTGCTTGCCACCAAACGTTTTCTGTCGATTCCGATCAATGCCATTGCTGAATATGGCAGTACTCTCATTCGCTAG
- a CDS encoding IS4 family transposase, whose protein sequence is MVDKYGNDKHGKGFSSWEHFVSMLFCQLGKAQSLREICGGLASCTGKVVHLRMKEAPKRSTLSYANEHRDYRLFEGLFYQLLEKCQKQFAGKRKFRFNNKLYSVDATVIDLCLGLFEWAHFRQAKGAVKLRLILDHDGYLPCYACISEGKPHDVRVAKETILPQFVFPAGSFVVFDLGYTDYTLFAHWCATKVFLVTRMKDNADYEVLESFEVPKNRNILKDERIRFRGFYSSQKCPHELRRIEVWDDEHERLIVLLTNNFKPGSTTMAAIYKEGWQIEIFFKALKQNLKIETFVGTSANALKIQIWTALRAMLLLKYLNKTFDLRLVTLESDCDVALQSVHLSRLDRMAQSSL, encoded by the coding sequence TTGGTTGACAAGTACGGCAACGACAAGCATGGCAAAGGTTTCAGCTCGTGGGAGCATTTTGTCAGCATGCTGTTTTGCCAGTTGGGCAAGGCGCAATCGCTGCGTGAAATTTGCGGCGGCCTGGCCAGTTGCACGGGCAAGGTTGTGCATCTGCGCATGAAGGAAGCGCCCAAGCGTTCGACGTTGTCTTATGCGAACGAACATCGCGATTATCGTCTGTTTGAAGGGCTGTTTTATCAACTTCTGGAGAAATGCCAAAAGCAGTTTGCCGGCAAACGCAAATTTCGCTTCAACAACAAACTCTATAGCGTGGATGCCACGGTCATCGATCTCTGTCTGGGCCTGTTTGAGTGGGCGCATTTTCGCCAGGCCAAAGGGGCGGTCAAGCTGCGTTTGATTTTGGATCACGACGGCTATCTGCCCTGCTATGCTTGCATCAGTGAAGGCAAACCGCACGATGTGCGTGTGGCCAAGGAGACGATTTTACCGCAATTTGTCTTTCCTGCCGGCAGTTTTGTCGTCTTTGATTTGGGTTATACCGATTACACCTTGTTTGCCCATTGGTGCGCCACCAAAGTGTTCCTTGTCACCCGCATGAAAGACAATGCCGACTACGAAGTGCTCGAATCTTTCGAGGTGCCCAAGAACCGGAACATCCTCAAAGACGAACGGATTCGGTTCCGCGGATTCTACTCGTCCCAGAAATGCCCTCATGAGCTGCGCCGCATTGAAGTGTGGGATGATGAACACGAACGTTTGATTGTGCTGCTCACCAATAACTTCAAACCCGGCAGCACCACGATGGCGGCGATTTACAAAGAGGGCTGGCAGATTGAAATTTTTTTCAAAGCGCTGAAGCAGAATCTCAAAATCGAGACCTTTGTCGGCACCAGCGCCAATGCACTCAAGATTCAAATCTGGACGGCTCTGAGGGCGATGCTGTTGCTCAAGTATCTCAACAAAACTTTCGACCTTCGGCTGGTCACTCTCGAATCTGATTGCGATGTTGCGCTTCAATCTGTTCACCTATCGCGACTTGATCGAATGGCTCAATCATCCTTATGA
- a CDS encoding alpha/beta fold hydrolase has translation MRIKYAGLMLLLALLLPKTAVGQAPPYPIIFVHGLNSDDGTWQTTINYLRDNFGWSDPYFNDQGIFHALLNASDLSTHFGMDVRTQFPNERNDLYNGNIYAINFKNWWDSATEDLKPRQNRFALTIDFSQSNESAIAKQGYALGQMIKKVLDATGKSKVILVGHSMGGLAAREYLQRKDLSGKPKWWAFPNEPSGHRVAKLVTIGTPHAGSNMTEFGIPLIIDPRSEAARDLSYNYFASGPPNFGNNPDHGVYLFGGGESIIPRFNPNIPAAGGYFNIDVDCDGSENSTVAGINSNSVIRADNPQMPLPVDIDYTWIVSDEGVLNGDGAVRLDRQYLDSKGDTLLIHRLHSHETSNYRAILRGLDEPDDSQKAYVLTPDQPIHGFVDRPSGMTASDHDWFRFHVAQAGNFTLSLSNLASLQNFTTMAVEVFSALNLTHPVIDGRNTGGADRISFITPVLNPGDYFVHLRGVVIDEAWNRPYALLIQPIAGAAQITLSASPNAIKTNGASATVFAELRDAQGNLNPIAANPITFTVTFGAASATLIGSNPVNAVNGVATITLQSTSTPGLVAIQASSPGLASGTTAVSVYSNPTLVSGAITTNTTWTLANSPYQVTGDIDVRAGVILTIEPGVTVMFNSGTDMTVDGTLLANGTASQHITFTSSATNPTVGAWGGVYLNTPQGPLRSSLSYCDFRYGGQVSLQARYDDVLEISGYAEPQISACTILDCRRNGIEVTSGRYDANVWLNVTALPLILNEIYISRGAVMTIAPGAHLKLSDGANIFVEGGLIANGTPSQRIVFTSIHDDALDGDTDGNGGSAGRTGDWGGIEFKDTVDDANCAMQYCDIKFAGRIAFGDLDVPIRLDARANPTFKSLRFSDCRYNAIDVVAGTYSTNIRFDQNAAPYLIRGDLKVDKPAVLTIAAGTLFKMTNGSDFRIAGGLICQGAAGNPIRFTSVNDDSRGGDTGNDGPTAGSAGDWGGITLEVDAKGNSLSFCEFYFGGVGGFNNSGSPLLLDMRAEVTFANLTFGNCTTNGIGMFATNYDRDARLRFPGQTPYVQLGDLSVAAGAKLTIEPGCIIKLSEGSDMYINGGLLAEGTATAPIIFTSLADDSLLGDTDNNGRGQGVPGQWGGISFTNSAISNFCRLHYCQFRFGGRGGFGNVGWVVQVSPLVNPLFANLRFMQNNNNGIRLVEGSYTVNIVFDQTAAPYLLAGDYVVEAPGGLTIAPGTLFKCFGGSDIYIKSRLTAIGTAAAPIIFTSVRDDRYGGDTNNDGASNGVAGDWGGIVFQSQSVSGASEIAHGEFWYGAGAGFGNSDAALRFENTSQKIHHVKIRQMRWQGIYANGNASPDLGGGAYSSPGNNSFLDFNIAADRYAVFNDGSATIFARNNTWDGSTAAAIAQEIYDKNDNASKGEVIFQPFIPAGDSEAPQVSVLFPNGGETLLHGSTVTLRWSVRDNVGVVKIDVAVSRDGGQVFQPLISFTSPQDEYAWTVAGPFSSRCILKVTGRDAAGNERFDLSDNFFAIVDSSSGVNYPPSIPLPLRPLAGEEMRGSDLLIWQASVDPNPFDQVRYRLEIDNNANFSSPELVEDNIDSSRTGNFSQSIKPAIPAGGNVIAIRLDRLAGFANLQDDVIYYWRLQARDQQNANSAFSSGTAHFFMNKINTPPQAVVSGFSPANNLEMRTARPTISWQAADDPDPSDGAEVLRYRLQIDGDGEFITDVEISAQTNPGVTFYIPTQDLHENARYGWRVQASDDEGAVSPWSGVQNFFVNAIKEPPQPFEILTPAPIFSSHSDTVMLRWQATSDPDPLDSLRYIVEWSTNRSFSPLNTLLPQSNTQYAFVRPSRIDSVFWRLYAVDSDTLSTYASNTKQQPRLIRWQTTAVHSRENNLPTEFSLAQNYPNPFNPETTIEFALPKFSHVTIRIFNALGQEIRTLVYTPMPAGYMVVTWDGKDENGHLVPSGVYIYQMQAGNFVATKKLVVMR, from the coding sequence ATGCGCATCAAATACGCGGGGCTGATGCTTTTATTGGCATTGCTCTTGCCAAAAACCGCCGTCGGCCAGGCGCCGCCTTATCCCATCATCTTTGTTCATGGGTTGAATAGCGACGACGGCACGTGGCAGACGACCATCAATTATCTCCGCGACAATTTCGGGTGGAGTGATCCTTATTTTAACGATCAGGGCATTTTTCATGCGCTGCTCAATGCCAGCGATCTGTCGACGCATTTCGGCATGGATGTGAGAACGCAATTTCCCAATGAGCGGAATGATCTCTATAATGGGAACATCTATGCGATCAATTTCAAAAATTGGTGGGATTCGGCAACGGAAGATTTAAAACCCAGACAGAATCGTTTCGCTTTGACTATTGATTTTTCGCAAAGCAATGAATCGGCCATCGCCAAGCAAGGTTACGCGCTCGGACAGATGATAAAAAAGGTGCTTGATGCGACGGGCAAATCCAAAGTTATTCTGGTTGGGCATTCGATGGGGGGCTTGGCGGCGCGGGAGTATTTGCAGCGAAAAGACCTCAGTGGCAAGCCCAAATGGTGGGCTTTCCCCAATGAGCCTTCCGGCCATCGCGTGGCCAAACTGGTGACGATCGGCACGCCGCATGCCGGATCGAATATGACAGAATTCGGCATTCCTCTTATAATCGATCCCAGGTCGGAAGCTGCGCGCGATCTGAGTTATAACTATTTCGCCTCAGGGCCGCCCAATTTCGGCAACAACCCGGATCACGGCGTTTATCTTTTTGGTGGAGGGGAATCCATCATTCCGCGTTTTAATCCCAACATTCCTGCCGCCGGTGGTTATTTCAATATCGATGTTGATTGCGATGGCAGCGAGAATTCCACCGTGGCGGGGATAAATTCCAATTCGGTCATCCGCGCGGACAATCCGCAAATGCCGCTTCCAGTGGACATCGATTATACATGGATCGTGTCGGATGAAGGCGTGTTAAACGGTGACGGCGCGGTGCGACTCGACCGCCAATATTTGGACAGCAAAGGTGATACCTTGCTGATTCACCGATTGCACTCCCATGAAACCAGCAATTATCGAGCGATTCTTCGCGGGCTGGACGAGCCTGACGACTCGCAAAAAGCTTATGTTTTGACACCCGACCAACCGATTCATGGTTTTGTCGATAGACCCAGCGGCATGACGGCGTCTGATCATGACTGGTTTCGCTTTCATGTCGCGCAAGCCGGCAACTTTACCCTTTCACTTTCCAATCTCGCCTCGCTGCAGAATTTTACCACCATGGCCGTGGAAGTATTCAGCGCGCTCAATTTGACCCATCCGGTGATCGACGGCAGAAATACCGGCGGCGCGGATCGCATTTCATTCATCACGCCGGTGTTGAATCCGGGGGATTATTTTGTTCATCTGCGGGGCGTGGTGATAGATGAAGCCTGGAACCGGCCGTACGCCTTGCTCATTCAGCCGATCGCGGGAGCGGCGCAAATCACATTATCCGCCAGCCCCAATGCGATCAAAACCAACGGCGCCTCCGCAACTGTATTTGCCGAGCTGCGAGATGCGCAAGGCAATCTTAATCCCATTGCCGCCAACCCCATCACTTTCACCGTCACTTTCGGCGCCGCTTCCGCAACGCTCATCGGCTCCAATCCAGTTAATGCTGTGAACGGCGTCGCCACGATCACACTCCAATCCACCAGCACGCCGGGGTTGGTGGCGATTCAAGCTTCGTCGCCGGGATTGGCTTCTGGAACGACGGCGGTTTCGGTTTACAGCAATCCGACTTTGGTTTCCGGCGCCATTACGACGAACACCACCTGGACTTTGGCAAATAGTCCATACCAAGTGACGGGAGATATTGACGTGAGAGCCGGCGTCATACTCACCATTGAGCCGGGCGTGACCGTGATGTTCAACAGCGGCACGGACATGACCGTCGACGGCACGCTGTTGGCCAATGGCACTGCCAGCCAGCACATCACTTTCACCTCCTCTGCCACCAATCCCACCGTGGGGGCATGGGGCGGCGTGTACTTGAATACACCGCAAGGCCCGTTGCGAAGCAGTCTGAGCTACTGTGATTTCCGCTACGGCGGGCAGGTCAGCCTCCAAGCCAGGTACGACGATGTGCTCGAAATCAGCGGTTACGCCGAGCCGCAGATCAGCGCCTGCACCATTCTTGACTGTCGCCGTAACGGCATTGAAGTGACTTCGGGCCGATATGATGCCAATGTCTGGCTGAACGTGACGGCGTTGCCTTTGATTCTAAATGAAATCTACATCAGCCGCGGCGCGGTGATGACTATCGCGCCCGGCGCACACCTCAAGCTCTCCGATGGCGCCAATATCTTTGTAGAGGGCGGACTCATTGCGAATGGCACACCTTCGCAGCGCATTGTCTTCACCTCGATTCACGACGATGCCCTCGACGGCGACACCGATGGCAACGGCGGCAGCGCGGGCAGAACGGGCGACTGGGGTGGCATTGAATTCAAAGACACGGTTGATGACGCCAACTGCGCCATGCAATACTGTGACATCAAATTCGCCGGACGCATCGCCTTCGGCGATTTGGATGTGCCGATTCGCCTCGATGCGCGCGCCAATCCCACCTTCAAATCACTGCGCTTCAGTGATTGCCGTTACAACGCGATCGATGTGGTCGCTGGCACCTACAGCACGAACATCCGCTTCGACCAAAACGCGGCGCCGTATCTTATTCGTGGTGATCTCAAGGTGGATAAACCGGCGGTGCTGACCATTGCCGCCGGCACGCTTTTCAAGATGACTAACGGAAGCGACTTTCGCATCGCCGGCGGGTTGATCTGCCAGGGCGCAGCCGGCAATCCGATTCGATTTACCTCCGTCAATGATGACAGCCGCGGCGGCGACACCGGCAATGACGGCCCAACCGCCGGCAGCGCCGGCGATTGGGGCGGTATCACGCTCGAAGTCGATGCCAAAGGCAACAGTCTGAGCTTCTGTGAATTTTATTTCGGCGGCGTGGGCGGTTTTAACAACTCGGGTAGTCCGCTGCTGTTGGACATGCGCGCCGAGGTGACATTTGCCAATTTGACTTTTGGCAATTGCACCACTAACGGGATCGGCATGTTCGCGACTAATTATGACCGCGACGCGCGGCTGCGTTTTCCCGGCCAGACTCCTTACGTGCAGCTCGGCGATCTTTCGGTAGCTGCCGGGGCCAAATTGACCATCGAACCGGGCTGCATCATCAAGCTCAGTGAAGGATCCGACATGTATATTAACGGCGGTCTGTTGGCCGAAGGCACGGCCACGGCGCCGATTATCTTCACGTCACTCGCTGATGATTCGCTGTTGGGTGACACGGACAATAATGGCCGTGGGCAAGGCGTGCCCGGGCAATGGGGAGGCATTTCTTTCACCAACAGCGCAATAAGCAATTTTTGCCGGCTGCACTATTGCCAGTTTCGTTTTGGCGGCCGTGGCGGCTTCGGCAATGTTGGCTGGGTCGTGCAAGTCTCGCCGTTGGTGAATCCTCTCTTTGCCAATTTGCGTTTCATGCAAAATAACAACAACGGAATTCGCCTTGTTGAGGGCTCTTATACAGTAAATATCGTTTTCGACCAAACCGCCGCGCCGTATCTTCTCGCCGGAGATTATGTCGTCGAAGCCCCGGGTGGATTGACCATTGCGCCGGGAACACTCTTCAAGTGTTTCGGCGGGTCGGATATTTACATCAAAAGCCGCTTGACCGCAATTGGCACGGCTGCGGCGCCGATCATTTTTACTTCCGTTCGTGACGACCGTTATGGCGGAGACACCAATAATGATGGCGCCAGCAACGGCGTCGCCGGCGATTGGGGAGGCATCGTGTTCCAATCCCAGAGTGTGTCCGGCGCCAGTGAGATTGCCCACGGTGAATTTTGGTATGGGGCCGGAGCTGGATTCGGCAATTCGGATGCGGCGCTGCGCTTTGAAAACACCAGCCAGAAAATCCATCATGTTAAAATCCGGCAGATGCGCTGGCAAGGGATCTACGCGAACGGCAATGCTTCGCCGGATCTGGGCGGCGGCGCTTACTCGAGCCCGGGCAACAACTCTTTTCTCGATTTCAATATTGCTGCCGACCGTTATGCCGTCTTCAATGACGGCAGCGCGACGATTTTTGCCAGGAACAATACGTGGGACGGTTCCACTGCCGCAGCGATCGCGCAAGAGATTTACGACAAAAACGACAATGCCTCGAAAGGCGAAGTCATTTTCCAGCCGTTCATTCCTGCCGGCGACAGCGAAGCACCGCAAGTCTCGGTGCTTTTCCCCAACGGTGGCGAAACCTTGCTGCATGGCAGCACCGTTACGCTGCGCTGGAGCGTGCGTGACAACGTCGGCGTAGTAAAAATTGATGTTGCGGTGTCGCGAGATGGCGGACAGGTTTTTCAGCCGCTCATTTCTTTCACCAGCCCGCAGGATGAATATGCCTGGACAGTGGCCGGGCCGTTTTCTTCCCGTTGCATATTGAAAGTGACGGGCCGCGATGCTGCCGGCAATGAACGGTTCGACCTCTCCGATAATTTCTTCGCCATTGTTGATTCGTCTTCCGGCGTTAATTACCCACCTTCGATTCCGCTGCCGTTGCGGCCATTGGCGGGCGAAGAAATGCGTGGCAGCGATTTGCTTATCTGGCAGGCCAGCGTCGATCCCAATCCATTTGATCAGGTTCGCTATCGCTTGGAAATCGACAACAACGCCAACTTCTCTTCACCGGAGCTGGTGGAAGACAATATCGACAGCTCGCGTACGGGCAACTTTTCCCAGAGTATCAAGCCGGCGATACCGGCAGGCGGCAATGTGATCGCGATTCGACTTGACCGGCTCGCAGGTTTTGCGAATTTGCAGGATGACGTGATTTATTATTGGCGGCTGCAGGCACGCGATCAGCAGAATGCCAACTCGGCGTTTTCGAGCGGCACGGCGCATTTCTTCATGAACAAGATCAATACGCCGCCGCAAGCCGTGGTCAGCGGCTTCTCACCGGCGAATAATCTGGAAATGCGTACGGCGCGACCGACCATTTCCTGGCAAGCCGCCGACGATCCTGATCCGAGTGACGGCGCCGAAGTCTTGCGCTATCGCCTGCAAATAGACGGCGACGGAGAGTTCATCACCGATGTGGAAATCTCGGCGCAGACCAATCCGGGCGTGACGTTTTACATCCCCACGCAGGATTTGCACGAGAATGCGCGTTATGGTTGGCGGGTGCAGGCCAGCGACGATGAGGGCGCCGTCTCGCCGTGGTCCGGCGTGCAAAACTTTTTTGTCAACGCGATTAAAGAGCCGCCGCAGCCTTTTGAGATTCTGACGCCGGCCCCCATTTTTAGCAGCCACAGCGATACGGTGATGCTTCGCTGGCAGGCGACAAGCGATCCCGATCCCTTGGACAGCTTGCGCTACATCGTGGAATGGAGCACCAATCGCAGCTTCTCGCCGTTGAACACGTTGCTACCCCAATCCAACACGCAGTATGCTTTTGTCCGTCCGAGCCGGATCGATTCGGTTTTTTGGCGGCTTTATGCGGTTGATTCGGACACGCTCTCCACTTATGCCAGCAACACCAAACAGCAACCGCGCCTTATCCGCTGGCAGACCACAGCAGTGCATTCAAGAGAAAACAACCTCCCAACCGAATTTTCACTGGCGCAGAATTATCCTAATCCTTTCAACCCCGAAACCACCATCGAATTTGCGCTGCCAAAATTTAGTCATGTCACGATTCGCATTTTCAATGCCCTCGGGCAGGAGATTCGCACGCTGGTATATACACCAATGCCAGCAGGCTACATGGTGGTAACCTGGGATGGAAAGGATGAGAATGGTCACTTGGTACCCAGTGGGGTTTATATCTATCAAATGCAAGCAGGCAATTTTGTGGCAACGAAAAAGTTGGTGGTGATGAGATAG
- a CDS encoding CsgG/HfaB family protein → MKRNFLIYLALVFLCAMLNLGFASGTLSGDLDAKLAELARQIESNMAEGKKAKIAVIEFSDLNGNITDFGKFLSEELITRLFMTKRFEVIERQLLSKVIAEHKLTLSGFVDPNAAKELGKLLGVDAIATGTITDLDATVKINARLIATDTGSIFAVASVEMTKDETIKRLLGKTSQDNKPHQSPQSSTSKPGEIFFQEDFSSYEPGDIAESWGNDIVVGGSGASKYVTSHTTTDHEMMQYVNFPSDFAFEFLVAGILYGNPILDLALIGDSPVNIRFGNWSQILINNAKVGINRECWPREKWNKIRIVKKGISLKVFVNDCLGPSISVATGTNFSKFRLFWRYRQSSSENFSFTKFVGTKL, encoded by the coding sequence ATGAAAAGAAATTTCTTAATCTATCTTGCCTTAGTCTTCTTGTGTGCAATGCTCAACTTGGGTTTTGCGTCTGGCACTTTAAGCGGCGATCTTGATGCAAAGCTTGCTGAACTCGCGCGCCAGATCGAGTCTAATATGGCTGAAGGAAAGAAAGCCAAAATAGCCGTAATTGAATTCTCTGATCTCAACGGAAACATTACTGATTTTGGCAAATTTCTTTCCGAAGAGCTTATCACTCGACTCTTTATGACCAAACGGTTCGAGGTAATCGAGCGCCAGTTGCTCAGCAAAGTTATTGCAGAGCATAAATTGACTCTGAGCGGTTTTGTTGACCCGAACGCAGCAAAAGAATTGGGTAAGCTCCTTGGTGTTGACGCAATCGCCACCGGCACAATCACTGATCTTGATGCCACCGTCAAAATTAATGCCCGGCTTATTGCGACTGATACCGGAAGTATTTTCGCCGTGGCATCCGTTGAGATGACCAAGGATGAGACAATAAAACGATTGCTGGGCAAAACTTCACAGGATAACAAGCCGCACCAATCACCACAGAGTTCCACAAGTAAACCAGGTGAAATTTTTTTTCAAGAGGATTTCTCCAGTTATGAGCCAGGAGATATTGCAGAGTCTTGGGGAAACGATATCGTAGTCGGCGGCAGCGGAGCTTCAAAATATGTTACAAGCCATACCACCACTGACCATGAAATGATGCAGTACGTGAATTTCCCCAGCGACTTTGCTTTTGAGTTTCTTGTTGCAGGAATTCTATATGGGAATCCTATTCTGGATTTGGCACTCATCGGCGATTCACCGGTGAATATTCGATTCGGAAATTGGTCGCAGATTCTTATCAACAATGCCAAAGTTGGCATCAATAGAGAATGCTGGCCAAGAGAGAAATGGAACAAAATCCGGATTGTCAAAAAGGGAATTTCTCTAAAAGTTTTTGTGAATGACTGTTTAGGACCGAGTATTTCAGTCGCAACCGGTACCAACTTTTCAAAATTCAGACTGTTCTGGCGTTACCGACAATCATCATCAGAGAATTTTTCTTTCACAAAATTCGTTGGCACGAAGCTTTAA
- a CDS encoding TerB family tellurite resistance protein, with product MDKFQAAFEVLYFLASVDGYVDKREVDVIFDFLNANYGKINFDPKKVVDVISGMTAEGMVDELEHAALIFKNSSSAQDRMTLLDFALDLIAADGKIKDQERDLFFILGNIWNIDLERYFKSKGLS from the coding sequence ATGGATAAATTCCAAGCCGCTTTTGAAGTGCTCTACTTTCTGGCATCGGTCGATGGCTATGTCGACAAACGGGAAGTGGATGTCATTTTCGATTTTCTGAATGCCAATTACGGCAAGATCAACTTCGACCCCAAGAAAGTCGTTGATGTCATTTCCGGCATGACAGCGGAAGGCATGGTCGATGAGCTGGAACATGCGGCACTGATTTTCAAAAATTCCAGCAGTGCCCAAGATCGAATGACTCTGCTGGATTTTGCCCTCGACCTGATTGCGGCAGATGGAAAAATCAAGGATCAGGAAAGAGATCTCTTTTTTATTTTGGGCAACATCTGGAACATCGATCTCGAAAGATATTTCAAGAGCAAAGGTCTTTCATAG
- the yidD gene encoding membrane protein insertion efficiency factor YidD translates to MRSVIILWIQLYRNFVPEGKRRRCLFRESCSHHVERIARERGSFAAITAFLARARHCRPGYGFEWDADSDVWFLVCANGAKIPKVMVSEHILSEYQFLQSHFSLKEIVGG, encoded by the coding sequence ATGCGATCTGTCATTATTCTCTGGATTCAGCTTTATCGAAATTTCGTTCCGGAGGGTAAACGCCGCCGCTGTTTATTTCGCGAGTCGTGCTCGCATCATGTCGAACGCATCGCGCGCGAGCGCGGCAGTTTTGCTGCAATCACGGCTTTTCTTGCGCGCGCCCGGCATTGTCGCCCAGGTTACGGGTTCGAATGGGACGCAGACTCGGACGTGTGGTTTTTAGTGTGCGCCAATGGCGCGAAGATTCCGAAAGTGATGGTTTCTGAGCATATCCTTTCAGAATATCAATTTCTTCAATCTCATTTTTCACTAAAAGAGATCGTGGGAGGATAA
- a CDS encoding DUF4177 domain-containing protein translates to MIQIPQDVTVKMKEQRGNEAAAYLESIANSQAAEGWEFYRVDEVGVLARPGCLGALIGRKAEYTLYYVVTFRSSK, encoded by the coding sequence ATGATCCAAATCCCGCAAGATGTCACGGTCAAAATGAAAGAGCAGCGTGGCAACGAAGCAGCGGCGTATCTGGAATCTATAGCCAATAGCCAAGCTGCTGAGGGCTGGGAATTTTACCGCGTTGACGAAGTTGGTGTCCTGGCGCGGCCGGGTTGTCTCGGCGCGTTAATCGGCCGCAAGGCAGAGTATACGCTTTACTATGTGGTGACGTTTCGGAGTAGTAAATAA
- a CDS encoding DUF4234 domain-containing protein, with the protein MNTVQNPTQPVAQMQPTQTAPFPMQSTTLQMGKIRFIFAPLLLSLITFGIYGLVWLYKIHDEMLLHTSDLSIKPGAAVGFLFIPFFNLFWAIYLIFHVPTLIKKMDIADNVPVPEQTNPALIGILGLMPFVNIFWSAMVQNALNRHWKRHNVGY; encoded by the coding sequence ATGAACACAGTGCAAAACCCTACTCAGCCAGTCGCGCAGATGCAACCTACCCAGACAGCGCCATTCCCGATGCAAAGTACGACGTTGCAGATGGGAAAAATTAGATTCATTTTCGCCCCCTTGTTGTTGAGCCTGATCACTTTCGGAATTTATGGTCTGGTATGGCTCTACAAAATTCACGACGAAATGCTGCTTCACACCAGCGATCTCAGCATCAAGCCCGGCGCGGCCGTGGGATTTCTCTTTATTCCATTTTTCAATTTGTTTTGGGCCATCTATCTGATTTTTCATGTGCCGACTCTCATCAAAAAAATGGACATCGCTGACAATGTTCCGGTGCCTGAGCAAACGAATCCGGCGCTCATCGGAATTCTGGGTTTAATGCCGTTCGTGAACATTTTCTGGTCTGCCATGGTGCAGAACGCCCTCAATCGGCATTGGAAACGGCATAACGTCGGATATTAA